Proteins co-encoded in one Arthrobacter sp. ERGS1:01 genomic window:
- a CDS encoding anion permease: protein MVVLVIALALFFDFTNGFHDTANAMATPIATGAIKPKTAVALAAVLNLVGAFLSTEVAKTISGGIINEGPGGVAITPQLIFAGLMGAVLWNLFTWLLGLPSSSSHALFGGLIGAAIVGTWSFGAVNFAVVLSKVILPALLAPAIAGGVAYLCTKMAYGITRRADPDSGDKLTQKRGGFRYGQVFSSSLVALAHGTNDAQKTMGVITLLLIASNMQTPGTGPHIWVITACAVAIAAGTYAGGWRIIRTLGSGLTDVKPAQGFAAETSTAAAILASSHLGFALSTTHVASGSVVGSGLGRKGSTVRWGAIGKISLGWLFTLPAAAVVGGLAALISKAGTAGFITVAVLGLSAILVMFVLSQRETVDHNNAISDVDAVGEALHIPNKKERERLAAKARMAAKVAEKAAKRAEEAAALRAAAQEALDRADTAVLKAMTAVAVNANATKIADKHKKKTKKKPGHTDGHASKPAAPKPAAVKPAVDEAVVGSAAPAVSVTEEDNK from the coding sequence ATGGTCGTGCTTGTCATAGCACTGGCCCTCTTCTTTGATTTTACGAACGGCTTTCACGACACAGCCAACGCGATGGCCACACCCATCGCCACCGGTGCCATCAAGCCAAAGACGGCGGTCGCCCTGGCCGCGGTCCTGAATCTGGTCGGTGCATTCCTGTCCACGGAGGTGGCCAAGACCATCTCCGGCGGCATCATCAACGAGGGGCCCGGCGGTGTCGCCATCACCCCCCAACTCATCTTTGCCGGGTTGATGGGCGCCGTGCTGTGGAACCTCTTCACCTGGCTCCTGGGCCTGCCGTCAAGTTCCTCGCACGCCCTGTTCGGCGGCCTGATCGGTGCGGCCATCGTGGGCACCTGGTCCTTTGGCGCCGTGAACTTCGCCGTGGTCCTGTCCAAGGTGATCCTGCCGGCCCTGCTGGCACCGGCGATTGCCGGCGGCGTGGCCTATCTGTGCACGAAGATGGCTTATGGCATCACCCGTCGCGCGGATCCGGACTCCGGTGACAAACTGACCCAAAAGCGTGGCGGCTTCCGCTACGGACAGGTCTTCTCCTCCTCCCTCGTGGCCCTGGCGCACGGCACCAACGACGCCCAGAAGACCATGGGTGTCATCACCTTGCTGCTGATCGCCTCGAACATGCAGACCCCGGGAACGGGACCGCACATCTGGGTCATCACGGCCTGTGCCGTGGCGATCGCCGCGGGCACCTACGCCGGCGGCTGGCGCATCATCCGCACCCTCGGCTCCGGGCTGACCGACGTCAAGCCCGCCCAGGGCTTCGCGGCCGAAACCAGCACCGCGGCCGCCATCCTGGCCTCCAGCCACCTCGGCTTCGCCCTGTCCACGACGCACGTTGCCTCCGGCTCCGTGGTCGGCTCGGGCCTGGGCCGGAAGGGGTCCACGGTCCGTTGGGGCGCCATCGGCAAGATCAGCCTCGGCTGGCTGTTCACGCTGCCCGCCGCGGCCGTCGTCGGCGGCCTGGCCGCACTGATCTCCAAGGCCGGCACCGCCGGTTTCATCACCGTGGCGGTCCTTGGCCTGAGCGCCATCCTGGTCATGTTCGTGCTGTCCCAGCGCGAGACCGTTGACCACAACAACGCCATCAGCGACGTTGACGCCGTGGGTGAGGCCTTGCACATTCCCAACAAGAAGGAACGTGAACGCCTCGCCGCCAAGGCCCGCATGGCCGCAAAGGTTGCCGAGAAGGCTGCCAAGCGTGCCGAGGAGGCGGCAGCCCTGCGCGCCGCCGCCCAGGAAGCCCTGGACCGTGCGGACACCGCCGTGCTGAAGGCCATGACGGCCGTTGCCGTCAACGCCAACGCGACGAAGATCGCGGACAAGCACAAGAAGAAGACCAAGAAGAAGCCGGGCCACACGGACGGACACGCCTCGAAGCCGGCCGCTCCGAAACCGGCTGCTGTGAAGCCTGCCGTCGACGAGGCCGTGGTGGGGAGCGCCGCCCCCGCGGTGTCCGTAACCGAGGAGGATAACAAATGA
- a CDS encoding hotdog fold thioesterase, producing MDDNFTPPPFTDELIAAGVPEHLHAQLATMGVGALVVKLGIVFTHMTPELMTATMPVSGNTQVAGLLHGGAHLVLAETLGSFAAYLHAGPARRAVGIEIGATHHRAVTAGLVTGTATALHLGRTLATHEVVMTDDAGRRLSTARITNMILDV from the coding sequence ATGGATGATAATTTCACGCCGCCTCCCTTCACCGATGAACTCATTGCCGCCGGCGTCCCCGAACACCTGCACGCCCAGCTCGCCACCATGGGCGTTGGTGCGCTGGTGGTGAAGCTCGGAATCGTGTTCACCCACATGACGCCGGAGCTCATGACGGCCACCATGCCAGTGAGCGGAAACACGCAGGTGGCGGGCCTGTTGCACGGCGGGGCGCACCTGGTGCTGGCCGAAACGCTGGGCTCCTTTGCCGCCTACCTGCACGCCGGGCCGGCACGCCGGGCCGTGGGCATCGAGATCGGCGCCACGCACCACCGCGCCGTCACCGCCGGCCTCGTGACGGGCACGGCCACGGCGCTGCACCTGGGCCGGACGCTGGCCACACATGAGGTGGTCATGACGGACGACGCCGGCCGCCGGCTCTCCACGGCCCGCATCACGAACATGATCCTGGACGTCTAA
- a CDS encoding LLM class flavin-dependent oxidoreductase has protein sequence MAAAEIELGLDTFGDTTLGADGAPKPAAQVIRDVVEQAKLADALGLDYFGIGEHHREDFAISAPDMVLSAIAGQTKNIRLGSAVTVLSSDDPIRVFQRFSTLDAVSGGRAEVTLGRGSFTESFPLFGLDLAQYEELFEEKLELFSEVRKQGPVSWDGKTRPALNEQMVYPHTESGLLKSWVAVGGSPQSVVRAAHYGLPLMLAIIGGEPLQFAPFADLYHRALKEFGQPEQPIGVHSPGHIADTDQEALDELWPHYSAMHNRIGRDRGWPPMTRGQFNATAGPDGALMVGSPETVAKKIIKVAKALGLSRFDLKYSHGTLPHEAMLKSIELYATKVAPLVREGLKQA, from the coding sequence ATGGCAGCAGCTGAGATTGAACTTGGCCTGGACACCTTCGGCGACACCACGCTGGGGGCCGACGGCGCACCCAAGCCGGCCGCACAGGTGATTCGCGACGTCGTCGAACAAGCCAAGCTGGCCGACGCCCTGGGCCTTGACTACTTTGGCATCGGCGAACACCACCGCGAGGACTTCGCCATCTCCGCCCCGGACATGGTGCTGTCGGCGATCGCCGGGCAGACCAAGAACATCCGGCTGGGTTCGGCCGTGACGGTGCTTAGCAGCGACGACCCCATCCGCGTCTTCCAGCGCTTCTCCACGCTCGACGCCGTCTCCGGCGGCCGCGCGGAGGTCACCCTGGGCAGGGGATCGTTCACGGAATCGTTCCCGCTGTTCGGCCTTGACCTGGCCCAGTACGAGGAACTGTTCGAGGAAAAGCTGGAACTGTTCAGCGAGGTCCGCAAGCAGGGGCCCGTGAGCTGGGACGGCAAGACCCGCCCGGCGCTGAACGAGCAAATGGTGTACCCGCACACCGAGTCGGGACTGCTGAAGTCCTGGGTTGCCGTGGGCGGCAGCCCGCAGTCCGTGGTCCGGGCCGCCCACTACGGTCTTCCCCTCATGCTCGCCATCATTGGCGGCGAGCCGCTGCAGTTTGCCCCGTTCGCCGACCTCTACCACCGTGCGCTGAAGGAATTCGGCCAGCCGGAGCAGCCCATCGGCGTCCACTCGCCGGGCCACATCGCCGACACCGACCAGGAAGCCCTCGACGAGCTGTGGCCGCACTACTCGGCCATGCACAACAGGATCGGCCGCGACCGCGGCTGGCCGCCCATGACCCGCGGCCAGTTCAACGCCACGGCGGGGCCCGACGGCGCGCTCATGGTCGGCTCACCCGAAACCGTGGCGAAGAAGATCATCAAGGTCGCCAAGGCGTTGGGGCTGTCCCGTTTCGACCTCAAGTACAGCCATGGCACGCTCCCGCACGAGGCCATGCTCAAGAGCATCGAACTGTACGCCACCAAGGTGGCCCCGCTGGTCCGCGAAGGCCTCAAGCAGGCATAG